A genomic window from Montipora capricornis isolate CH-2021 chromosome 8, ASM3666992v2, whole genome shotgun sequence includes:
- the LOC138059273 gene encoding uncharacterized protein has product MAWTSARVYDCKHSCKYPNPQNVKGLEVDFKTYRPNLKILWKPLDPSTTDFNWTSYAVIYSMKGEDEASCRVIPRNQTECLLSVEEDWIYPNPFSVQVVTHPFNSSAKFALKEIRPKGLTGTYPIFSEKDPAKLTGLLVGGVIAGLVLLIAVFLAIKWRKSRSCFEIFFSRNLPVTQRGEDCNDMYYACYYPEGDDLSKQVASIVNYFRQSGYNVIMDVMVSEEMSSQGPTGWAESQIRKAKKVLVFLSPGLVNLAQDGRVVSSVSQDINRVWIELQMLRNIYTRNRSASKMVCIRLPNISIKSLPLPLWAGTSYKWPKDVKKILKRLNDRATILPV; this is encoded by the exons ATGGCCTGGACATCAGCTAGAGTATACG ATTGCAAACACTCATGCAAGTATCCAAATCCACAAAATGTAAAGGGACTGGAAGTTGACTTCAAAACATACAGGCCTAATCTTAAGATTTTGTGGAAACCTTTAGACCCATCAACAACTG ATTTCAATTGGACTAGCTATGCAGTAATCTACTCAATGAAAGGAGAAGATGAGGCCAGTTGCAGAGTAATTCCACGG aATCAAACTGAGTGCCTGTTGTCAGTGGAAGAAGACTGGATATATCCCAACCCCTTCTCAGTTCAG GTTGTAACTCACCCCTTCAATTCAAGTGCCAAATTTGCACTAAAGGAGATTCGACCGAAAG GCCTTACAGGAACTTATCcaattttttctgaaaaag ACCCAGCTAAGCTTACCGGATTGTTAGTAGGAGGAGTAATTGCTGGATTGGTGCTGCTAATTGCCGTATTCTTGGCAATAAAATGGAGAAAGAGCAGGTCATGTTTTG aaatatttttttcacggaATCTACCAGTTACTCAAAGAGGAGAGGACTGTAACG ACATGTATTATGCATGCTATTATCCAGAAGGGGATGACTTAAGTAAACAAGTTGCATCCATCGTAAACTACTTTCGCCAAAGTGGCTACAATGTTATCATGGACGTTATGGTGTCTGAAGAAATGAGCTCGCAAGGCCCCACTGGCTGGGCGGAAAGCCAGATAAGAAAGGCCAAAAAGGTGTTGGTGTTTTTGTCACCAGGTCTGGTAAATCTTGCTCAAGATGGAAGAGTTGTCAGCTCTGTGTCTCAG GATATCAACCGCGTGTGGATTGAGTTACAGATGCTTCGCAATATATACACAAGAAATCGCTCGGCCTCCAAGATGGTTTGCATAAGGCTTCCGAACATCTCGATCAAATCTCTGCCTCTTCCATTGTGGGCTGGCACCAGCTATAAGTGGCCAAAGGACGTCAAGAAGATATTGAAACGTCTAAACGATAGAGCAACGATCCTGCCAGTGTAA
- the LOC138013982 gene encoding uncharacterized protein encodes MTGEVLSDGESSERFDVSNGVRQGCVLSPVLFNLYFTQVILHATRDLDLGIYISYRLDWSLFDLRRLTAKTKTLERLLLEALFADDCALMAHNVHHLQVIVDVFSEAAKHFGLTISLSKTEVLL; translated from the coding sequence ATGACTGGAGAAGTGTTGTCGGACGGAGAATCCTCTGAAAGATTTGATGTCTCAAATGGAGTGAGGCAAGGATGCGTGCTCTCTCCAGTGTTATTCAACCTCTACTTCACACAAGTGATACTTCATGCCACTAGAGATCTGGATCTGGGCATCTACATCAGTTACCGTCTCGATTGGTCACTATTTGACCTGAGGCGTCTGACAGCAAAGACGAAAACGCTGGAGAGGTTACTACTTGAAGCGCTGTTTGCCGATGACTGTGCTCTTATGGCCCACAATGTACACCATCTGCAGGTAATTGTTGACGTATTCTCTGAAGCTGCAAAACATTTTGGCTTAACCATCAGTCTCAGCAAGACAGAGGTCCTTCTCTAG